From Canis lupus familiaris isolate Mischka breed German Shepherd chromosome 32, alternate assembly UU_Cfam_GSD_1.0, whole genome shotgun sequence:
ttgagcAGTATAACATTGAATGTTCTCTTTTTACAAATTATAATCTGCAATTTTTTATAATATGAGCAATTCAACATATCTGTATAATAGGGTAAAATCATAAATAGCACACTTGTATTTTCAAAGCATGTTTGAAACAAAATGAGGTCTTTATGagtatgaaagattttttttttctttaattacaaaGCACAAAGGGAATAGATGACAGAAACAGGGAATCCATATTTACTGCAGTGGTTGAAGACATTTCACCTCACTCTGGAAGATCTCCCACCACCGATTCCAAAAGGGCTCCAGTCCTCCATCTGGGTTCAGATATAACGTGAAGGAAcccatctctcttctctcccattttacACTGTGTCCTTTTCttacatactcttttttttttaactgttaagaaaatttttgtggttttattataTCATGAGCCATTGAAACATCCAAACAAATCAATATCTGGGCGGTCAATATCTGGGCAGTGAGGCAGCTGCTTTCTCCTTCACTTCTTTGGGTTACTACAGCAACTTGtcagtagataaaaaaaaaaaaaaaaaaaaaaaaaagacaaccttttGCATTACTTAAGTCTTTCCAAGGCATGGGCTGGTACAACACAAACTTCTCCTGTCAGATGCAACTATTCTAGCATCCAAACATCATGCACAATACCTCGGTAGTAGCAGCGCACTCTCGGTAGTAGCAGCGCACTGTGCCTGCTCCCGCCGCGGCCCTGCCATTTGTATATGATATTTGGAGCATCTGGAGGAGTGTGAATAGTTATCAGGaagaggagggtggaggaaaCAGCATGAGTGCCTGGCTGGGAAGAAGTCAGCCGAAGTTGTGCAGGGCAAGCCTGAACATGTCATTGGTGCAAACCCAAGCATCATTGATGTTCTTTCATAGGAACATCTGGTGGAACCCCATGATGGGGTCTTCATCAGCCTTGGGCTGGCCCACTACCATGCTGATGATGCAGCTATCTGGCATGGGCTGAGGGTCCTGTGCCGTGATGCTGTGCTGGATTTTCTGGAACAGAAGGCTAGACAACTTCTCCACAATGGCAGCTTTCCCCTGGAACTGCTGTCCTTCCCACGTAAGGCATGATGCATCAATATAAATTGTGCCTAGTTGGGTTCTGTCGTTATCAAATAACTGGTAGTAATGCTGAATGAAGCTGAATCCAATCTGCTCCCAAATTGGCTTGTCTCCCATTCTGGAGTGTCACCCGGCCTCATTGAGACCCGAGGGGCTGGCACGATGGTGGCAGCGGTGGTGGCGGCCCTTTTCTTACATACTCTTAATGTATTGGTTGCACCAGTCAGCTAAGTCAGATGCTTCATTCTTAACGTATCCCTCAACTCCTATCCAACCAAAGACCTTGTCTTCTCAACCgatcttttaaattttgcttctcATCTTTACCAAAACCACAGTCTTAGTACAGTCTCCATAATATCACCAGCTTTGCAATTATCTCCTGCCTACTCATCCACTTTTCTGTCTTCCACCTTTTCGAATTCTTTTTCCACACAGCTACTggagtaattatttttatttttttttttttattttttttttttcgcatttctattattttagagttaagtattttgattttctttttttttttttttcctattttttttttttattggtgttcaatttactaacatacagaataatacccagtgcccgtcacccattcactcccaccccccgccctcctccccctctaccacccctagttcgtttcccagagttagcagtctttacgttctgtctccctttctgatatttcccacacatttcttctcccttcccttattttccctttcactattatttatattccccaaatgaatgagaacatataatgtttgtccttctccgactgacttacttcactcagcataataccctccagttccatccacgttgaagcaaatggtgggtatttgtcatttctaatagctgagtaatattccattgtatacataaaccacatcttctttatccattcatctttcgttggacaccgaggctccttccacagtttggctatagtggccattgctgctagaaacatcggggtgcaggtgtcccggcgtttcattgcatttgtatctttggggtaaatccccaacagtgcaattgctgggtcgtaggcgatcatttttaaatggaaattggGACCTGTTACTCTTTCCTGAAAAATTCTTTAATGGCTTCTTGCCAGGATTCATTCAAGTTTGTTTCTACCTGTCGGGCCCTTACTCTCACTCCAGCCTTATCCACACTCAGTTACTTGCGACTTGTGTTCTAGCTCTACCAGACTTGCTATGCTTCTTCATAACTGCTTTGTTGAGCCGTACTTCTGTAACATGGCAAGCGTATAAAGTGCCTTTTGCCTACTTGCCCACCTAACCAggtcttctttcaagattttgctAAAATATACTCTCCTCTAACCTCTTCACTTGCAGGCACAATGTGTTCTCTTTGCTTTATACTTCTGTCTATTATTCCTGTATTTGtaatcatttttcagtttttctattaCACTGTGAATTCTTTAAGGATAAAGACTATTTATATGCACAATGTATTTGCAAGACCAAACACAGAACCCAGTATATAATAGTTACTCAAGAAATATTCCTACATGAGGTTGAAAAGCAGGCAGAAGATGAGCTTAAAGTTAGGACAACAACCAGTTCTCTTCTTAGCCCTACCACCGTCAAGCTTTCATTTAAAGCCTATTGAAAAATACATAGATATCAACTATAGATATTTccacatgtgcatatatatgttgtatatatatttgagatgTATACAAGTAgttatacttatatatatataaaatatttggttttgaaAGGAACTGTTCTAGTTACTTTCTTTTAGAGCAAATCATTTTTTCACACTCTGTTACTAATCTAGCAAAAGGCCCTTTATGGAGTAAATCAGTTAATGCTATTCACAAAAGTGTTTAGTGTACTAAAGTAGAATACTTTTTTGAGTGAAAGACGACAGACAAATCTGAGTATCCTGatgggaagagaaaatgagtgggccTTCTTGTGAAGATGAAAAGGTGACATGTGCACTTATTTGCTGGTGTAATGAGAATGTCCGTGTCTCAGCTTATTAAAATTTGGAAGTTTATATTAAAGCTAGTTGTAGTGCT
This genomic window contains:
- the LOC119867188 gene encoding nuclear transport factor 2-like — protein: MGDKPIWEQIGFSFIQHYYQLFDNDRTQLGTIYIDASCLTWEGQQFQGKAAIVEKLSSLLFQKIQHSITAQDPQPMPDSCIISMVVGQPKADEDPIMGFHQMFL